In uncultured Ilyobacter sp., a genomic segment contains:
- a CDS encoding 2-oxoacid:acceptor oxidoreductase family protein produces the protein MAKEIRLSGSGGQGLILAGIILAEAALQQGKVAVQSQSYGPEARGGASKSEVIISDTEILYPKVNHADIFLSLTQKSFDAYAVGNKENCIIVIDSSVKVPEGLKVVKLPILETAKEKVGNSIVANIVSLGAIQAATNIVDRDILEEAILGRVPAHVKELNKKAFQAGIDLVKNA, from the coding sequence ATGGCAAAGGAAATCAGATTAAGCGGTTCAGGTGGACAGGGTCTTATTTTGGCAGGTATCATCCTTGCAGAAGCTGCCTTACAACAGGGTAAAGTAGCAGTTCAGTCACAATCTTACGGTCCTGAGGCAAGAGGTGGAGCAAGTAAGTCTGAGGTTATCATCAGTGATACTGAGATTCTTTACCCGAAGGTAAATCATGCTGATATCTTTCTTTCACTGACTCAGAAATCTTTTGATGCATATGCAGTCGGAAACAAAGAAAACTGTATCATCGTAATAGATTCAAGTGTTAAAGTTCCAGAAGGTTTAAAAGTAGTTAAACTTCCTATTCTTGAGACGGCTAAGGAAAAAGTAGGTAACTCGATAGTTGCAAACATTGTATCTCTAGGAGCTATACAGGCAGCTACAAACATTGTAGACAGAGATATTTTAGAAGAGGCTATCCTCGGAAGAGTTCCTGCTCATGTAAAAGAATTAAACAAGAAGGCATTTCAGGCCGGTATTGATTTAGTTAAAAATGCATAG